A portion of the Thermothelomyces thermophilus ATCC 42464 chromosome 5, complete sequence genome contains these proteins:
- a CDS encoding histone 1-like protein — protein sequence MPPKKTETKTETKAEGAAAPKPKSGSQHTYQDMIIDAIIALKDRNGSSRQSLKKYVRANNKINATDAMFDSLFNNALKKGVEKGIFEQPKGPSGGTKLAKKALKPAAPKKAAAPKKAAAKKETKDAKEPKEKKAATKKAAPKKETAAKETKETKEKKAAAPKKAAPKKASAAKKVSRSFHLRFYHCCSG from the exons ATGCCTCCCAAGAAGACCGAAACCAAGACCGAAACCAAGGCCGAGGGCGCTGCCGCCCCGAAGCCCAAGTCCGGCTCTCAACACACCTACCAG GACATGATCATTGATGCCATCATCGCG CTCAAGGATCGCAACGGTTCTAG CCGTCAATCCCTCAAGAAGTATGTCCGCGCCAACAACAAGATCAACGCCACCGATGCCATGTTCGACTCTCTCTTCAACAACGCTTTGAAGAAGGGTGTCGAGAAGGGTATCTTTGAGCAGCCAAAGG GTCCCTCCGGCGGCACCAAGCTCGCCAAGAAGGCCCTTAAGCCTGCTGCCCCcaagaaggcggcggcgcccaaGAAGGCAGCGGCCAAGAAGGAGACCAAGGACGCAAAGGAGCctaaggagaagaaggccgcCACGAAGAAGGCTGCTCCCAAGAAGGAGACTGCCGCTAAGGAGACCAAGGAGaccaaggagaagaaggctgCTGCCCCCAAGAAGGCCGCTCCCAAGAAGGCCTCCGCGGCCAAGAAGGTGAGCAGGAGCTTCCATCTCCGCTTTTACCATTGCTGCTCAGGGTAG